In Oscillatoria salina IIICB1, the sequence AATATTATTATCGAAGGCATATTCTTCTAAATGAGTATGAGGTTGTAAGCCGATAAAAAAGATTGCTGGTTCGACTTTATCCGCGCCGAAAATTCTTTCTAACTCTCGATGGTAAGCAATGGTTTGACGGATGGTTTCTAGACGTTCGTCGATGACATTAAATGAGTAATTCACCGAAACCAAGTCGTTAAAACCAGCAGCTTTTAAATCGCGGCAGTTTTGCAAAACGGTGCGAAGATTGTAACCCATGCGCATTTTGCGTACTAACTCTTGGGAACCACTGGTAATACCAATCTCAAAGTAGTTCATTCCGGTTTTGACCATCAAATCGCATAATTCGGGAGTGAGATTATCGGCGCGAATGTATGCTGCCCAGTTAATATCAGTCATGCCAGAATCAAGGATTTTCTGCAATAGTTCGACGGCATTGTCGATAAACTTTTTGGCTGGGATAAACTGAGCGTCAGTAAACCAGAATTTTCTAATTCCGCGATCGTATAACTGACGCATTTCTTTGACTACTTCCTCAGCAGGGTTAATTCTAACTTGTTTGCCTTCAACAACAGTGTAGATACAGTAACAGCAGTTGTGAGGACAACCTCGTTTAGTTTGGACGCCGATATAAAAGTCGTCTGCTTGCAAATAGTAGTTGAATTCGGGCCAAATACTTTCGATGTAGTCGTAATTGCAAGCCGATTTTTCCACGGGTGCGGGCGACTCGTGAATTAGGCGATCGCGCGGTTCGCTTTCTCCAACTATATAACACCGTTCGCCACTCAAATCTTCACCTTGCAGCAATTTTTCGAGCAACATTTCTCCCTCTCCCACGGAAACAACAGTTCTTTTGGGAAAGCTGTTTTTCAGTTGCTCGTAAAATACACTTACCGCACCACCACCGACTACCGCCCTCGCTTGGGGATGATATTTCTGGGCGCGTTTTACTCCTCGTCGCACTAAGCCTATGTTACGCCAAAGTTCGCCATAGTAAGAAGATGCCAAACGTAGACCCCCTAATGCACCGCGTAGCTTAATTAGGGGGTTTTTGGCGTAGTACAACTCAAAGGCATTTTGTAAGGGGTTGCCACCCCTACCCCCTACTGGTGCGTAAATTTGAATGTCTCGCCAAGAATAAACCAACAGTGTTGGTTGAAAATCATCGATATAACTATCTAATGCTCTACCAAAATCTAGAGGAGGTACTGTTCCCAGATCTAAGATACGTTGTTCTAACTGAGGAAATCTTTTCTGAACCCAGTCTGCTAGATAAACAACGCCGATGGGAAAAATTGGGTTGCACGGTAAACGCACATAAAGAATTCGCTGTTCCACGATCGTTTAATTAGTTATTAAGGTTTCTGGCTATTATTAAAATTGTTTTTTTTAGCACAAGGTAAAATCAATCATCCTCCGGTCGGATGATATTTGCTTTTTAGAGCTTAAATCCTCCTTTTTTTACAAAAATGAAGGCAGAAGATTAAAAAAGCTTTCATATAAGTTTACTTTAACGAGATTAGGAAGAGCTATCAACTCTGAGAAAAAAATTGTCAGCGATCGCTAAATCTTAAAGGTAATTAGCAAAAGCAATAAGTAAATTCTATCAGTTAGCTTAAGTAAAACACGTATAAAAACCGCTATTTACCATAAAATAACAGAAATACCTAGGAAAATACCTCAAAAAAGCCAATAACCTTTTGGTTATCTAGATAAACAAATCAGATTGGTATTCGTATTTACAGCTAATGGGGATCGAACGGTGCTAGCGTAGAAATTGTAAAACCTAGTGAAGTTCTCGATTGCCTTAATTATTATGGCTCAAATTCTCGATCCCCTCCCTAGTGGCAAGACTAATCGTATCTTGTGTTGCTATGTTAATGCCACCAGCAAAGTACAAATAGCCCGAATTACGAATATCGATAACTGGTATTTTGAACGGGTGGTTTTTCCTGGACAGCGCTTAGTTTTTGAAGCGGTACCAGAAGCTTTGTTAGAGATCCATACAGGAATGATGGCAAGTGCTATCCTTGACGATACCATTCCCTGTACTCGTCTCAGAGTAGATGAAGGCGAAGATTCCCCAGTAGATTACGAACCGGAAACAAAAACCGAGAATAAAAACGAAATTGTTTCACAAACTGATAGAAAAAGCCGCAGTTTTGCAACTCCTTTAATAACAGCAGTTAATTTTGCCTAGTTTACCAAAAAAAGGTTAATTAGACAAGAGGGTTGCCTGAGAGCAGCCCTTTAATTTTTGCGTCAGAAAGCATAAGCTAAGGAAAAAACAGTAAGCGCATAAATGGACTTACCATCTTTTCTCTGGCTTTGGAAAATAGCTGCTTGGTCGATGGGTTTAGCGATTTTTGCCTATCTGCTGCAAGCTATTAGTGGTATATGGATGTACAACAAACGCACCCAAGGACAAAGACGTGCGAGTTGGTTGCGACAGTTTCATTATGGAATTGGTGGGGTAATGGTAGGGCTGGTGTTACTACTGTTGCTAATCGGGATTGTGGGAACTCTGGGACATTATGGTAGTCTGGGTCACTCACCGCATTTAGTTGCTGGTTTATCGGTAGTAGCGTTAGTATTAGTTTCTGCCTGGAGTGCAACTCAGATTAGTCCGAGCAAACCTTGGGCGCTCTCGCTCCACATGACGACGAATATTATTTTATTCCTCGGCTTTGCTTGTGTTTCGCTTACAGGCTGGACTGTAGTTCAAAAATATTTACCATAAAAATAATCGATTGATAATAACGTCCAGATGACTAATACACTAATTAAAACAGCACCGAAAAGCGATCTTTTAACAATCGGCGATCGCACTTTTTCTTCCCGACTGATGACAGGTACGGGTAAATATAGCAGCATCGAAATTATGCAACAGAGTATCGCGGCTTCTGGTTGCGAAATTGTCACCGTTGCAGTACGTCGCGTACAAACCAAAGCACCAGGACACGAAGGACTCGCAGAAGCGTTAGACTGGTCAAAAATATGGATGTTGCCAAACACTGCTGGCTGTCAAACAGCCGAAGAAGCAGTCAGAGTTGCCCGTTTAGGGCGAGAAATGGCGAAATTATTAGGGCAAGAAGATAATAACTTTGTCAAACTAGAAGTTATTCCCGATCCGAAATATTTGCTACCCGATCCGATCGGTACTTTACAAGCAGCAGAACAGTTAATTAAAGAAGGTTTTGCCGTTTTACCTTACATTAATGCCGATCCAGTCTTAGCGAAAAGATTAGAAGAAGCAGGATGCGTTACAGTAATGCCGTTAGGATCGCCGATTGGTTCTGGACAAGGAATCAAAAATGAGGCGAATATTAGAATTATCGTCGCAGAAGCGAAAATTCCCGTAGTTGTAGATGCGGGAATTGGTACGCCCTCAGAAGCAGCTTACTCGATGGAAATGGGCGCAGATGCTTTATTAATTAATAGCGCGATCGCACTTGCCAAAAACCCAGTCGTAATGGCACAAGCAATGGGTAACGCTACAGTTGCAGGTAGACTTGGCTATCTTGCCGGACGCATTCCCATCAAAAGTTATGCTAGCGCTAGCTCGCCCCTCACGGGTACGATTGATTAGGGATTAGGGATTAGGGAGACAAGGAGGAGGGAGAGGACAAGGGAGAGGGGGGAGACAAGGTAGA encodes:
- a CDS encoding thiazole synthase, whose protein sequence is MTNTLIKTAPKSDLLTIGDRTFSSRLMTGTGKYSSIEIMQQSIAASGCEIVTVAVRRVQTKAPGHEGLAEALDWSKIWMLPNTAGCQTAEEAVRVARLGREMAKLLGQEDNNFVKLEVIPDPKYLLPDPIGTLQAAEQLIKEGFAVLPYINADPVLAKRLEEAGCVTVMPLGSPIGSGQGIKNEANIRIIVAEAKIPVVVDAGIGTPSEAAYSMEMGADALLINSAIALAKNPVVMAQAMGNATVAGRLGYLAGRIPIKSYASASSPLTGTID
- a CDS encoding photosystem II high light acclimation radical SAM protein, which encodes MEQRILYVRLPCNPIFPIGVVYLADWVQKRFPQLEQRILDLGTVPPLDFGRALDSYIDDFQPTLLVYSWRDIQIYAPVGGRGGNPLQNAFELYYAKNPLIKLRGALGGLRLASSYYGELWRNIGLVRRGVKRAQKYHPQARAVVGGGAVSVFYEQLKNSFPKRTVVSVGEGEMLLEKLLQGEDLSGERCYIVGESEPRDRLIHESPAPVEKSACNYDYIESIWPEFNYYLQADDFYIGVQTKRGCPHNCCYCIYTVVEGKQVRINPAEEVVKEMRQLYDRGIRKFWFTDAQFIPAKKFIDNAVELLQKILDSGMTDINWAAYIRADNLTPELCDLMVKTGMNYFEIGITSGSQELVRKMRMGYNLRTVLQNCRDLKAAGFNDLVSVNYSFNVIDERLETIRQTIAYHRELERIFGADKVEPAIFFIGLQPHTHLEEYAFDNNILKPDYNPMSLMPWTARKLLWNPEPLGSFFGEVCLQAWQQNPDDFGREVMKILEERLGCAELEECLSAPVETKQQKQLVTVS
- a CDS encoding DUF1830 domain-containing protein, which translates into the protein MAQILDPLPSGKTNRILCCYVNATSKVQIARITNIDNWYFERVVFPGQRLVFEAVPEALLEIHTGMMASAILDDTIPCTRLRVDEGEDSPVDYEPETKTENKNEIVSQTDRKSRSFATPLITAVNFA
- a CDS encoding DUF4079 domain-containing protein, encoding MDLPSFLWLWKIAAWSMGLAIFAYLLQAISGIWMYNKRTQGQRRASWLRQFHYGIGGVMVGLVLLLLLIGIVGTLGHYGSLGHSPHLVAGLSVVALVLVSAWSATQISPSKPWALSLHMTTNIILFLGFACVSLTGWTVVQKYLP